The Amycolatopsis camponoti genome segment CCGGGCGATGATGCCGGTGCGGTCGGGGCAGCCGAAGGTGATGACGTAGCGGCGTTCGGGAGCGGTCACGCCGGACATTCTCCCCCGCGCTGGTCAGGGCGCCGCGAGCGGTGCGAGGTCACCCGTCACCGACGCCTGGTGCGGGCGGCCCCACAACGCCCGGTAGACGTCGTCGGCGGCGCCGTCCAGTTCGGCTTTCGGCTCGCCGAAGGCCCACGACCGCTCCGGTGTCGTGACGCGCACGTCGGGCGTGATGCCGCGGCGCGGAGTGAGGTACGTCAGGTACTCGTCGACGCCGTCGTTGGCGAACCCGGGGGAGAAGCGCGTTTCCGGGACGTCGGCGAGCGCCGATTCGGCGTCGAGGCGGTGGATCGCCGTCTCGTGCGCCATCCGCCGCGTCCAGTCGCCGACCGTCTCGGCGAAGCCCGGGTACGGCGAAAACGCGGCCGTTTCCGGGTTCCCGCCCAGTGCTTCGCGCAAGGCCAGGCGCTGGCCGTCCCACCAGCCGAGGACGTCGTCCCAGTCCGGTGGCGGAGTCGGCCTCGCCGGCCGGTTCAGCGCCAAGCCGACGGCGAAGCCGTGCACGAACGCGATGTGCGACACCAGGTCATGGACAGTCCACTTCGGACAGTTCCGGACCGGTGCCGTCGGACCCGCTTCCAGTGCCGCCCGCTTCAGTCCGTCGGCGTGGACGTCGATCGCCTCCAGCAGCTGCATGGGCC includes the following:
- a CDS encoding maleylpyruvate isomerase family mycothiol-dependent enzyme, with translation MQLLEAIDVHADGLKRAALEAGPTAPVRNCPKWTVHDLVSHIAFVHGFAVGLALNRPARPTPPPDWDDVLGWWDGQRLALREALGGNPETAAFSPYPGFAETVGDWTRRMAHETAIHRLDAESALADVPETRFSPGFANDGVDEYLTYLTPRRGITPDVRVTTPERSWAFGEPKAELDGAADDVYRALWGRPHQASVTGDLAPLAAP